CCTTGTGTGGGCACCAAGAACATGTTCCTCAAGAGCAAGAAGGGCGAACTGGTACTGCTCACAGCGGTGCACACGACCAAGACGGACATGCATGCAATCGAGAAGGCGGCCGGAACCAGGAATCTCCGGTTTGCCCCGGCAGAGATCCTCAGTGAAAATCTCGCCGTCGTACAGGGCTGCGTCACACCGTTTGCCCTCATCAACAACATCGAGAAGCACAACGTCACGGTGCTCTTGGATAAGAACCTGAAAGACAGCCCCATCCCCTTCGTGCTACACCCCTGCCGCAACGATAAGAGCTCCCTCGTTGTCTttgagcagctggagcgctTCCTGGAGAAGGTCGGGTATGCGTACAAGCTGGTGGACTTTGGTGCGGCTTCGGCGGACGCTGCGGTGacgggcggcgctgctgctcctgctccgaAGCCGAAGAAGGCGCccgcggacgccgctgcggcgaagcgtggtggtggtggtggtggtgctgctgcgcctgcgtcgGCACAGTCTGGCGAGACGAAGCTGGGCATCGCGGCGAAGCGCGAGGAGAACTTTTCTGCGTGGTACATCGATGTGATCACGAAGGCGGAGATGATCGAGTACTACGACGTGTCCGGGTGCTACATTATCCGTCCGTGGGCGTACTACGTATGGAAGTGCGTGCAGCGCTTCCTTGGCGGGAAGATCGAGAAACTTGGCGTGGAGGACTGCTACTTCCCGATGTTcgtgtcgcgcagctgcctgGAGCGGGAGAAGGACCACATCGAGGGCTTTGCGCCGGAGGTTGCATGGGTGACGCGCGCCGGCGACacggagctggagcagccgGTTGCCGTGCGGCCGACGAGCGAGACGGTGATGTACCCGTACTACGCGAAGTGGATCCGGTCGCACCGCGACCTGCCCGTGCGGCTGAACATGTGGAACAACGTGATCCGGTGGGAGTTCTCGCACCCGACGCCGTTCATTCGGACTCGCGAGTTCCTGTGGCAGGAGGGGCACTGCGCGTgggcgaaggcggaggagtgCGCGAAGGAGGTGCTTGAAATCCTGGAGTGCTATGCGTCGGTGTACGAACAGCTactggcggtgccggtggtgcgcgggcgcaagacggagaaggagaagttCGCTGGCGGGGACTACACGACGACGGTGGAGACGTTCATCGAGGCTGTTGGGCGCGGGTGCCAGGGCGCGACGAGCCACAACCTGGGGCAGAACTTCGGCAAGATGTTCGACATCCGCTTCCAGGACCCGGAGAACAACGAGCAGACGCTGATCCCGTGGCA
This DNA window, taken from Leishmania major strain Friedlin complete genome, chromosome 18, encodes the following:
- a CDS encoding putative prolyl-tRNA synthetase, yielding MSAKDCRGEPELLALLKELNIELPTISHGEMHTVEEANRELVQFGTPCVGTKNMFLKSKKGELVLLTAVHTTKTDMHAIEKAAGTRNLRFAPAEILSENLAVVQGCVTPFALINNIEKHNVTVLLDKNLKDSPIPFVLHPCRNDKSSLVVFEQLERFLEKVGYAYKLVDFGAASADAAVTGGAAAPAPKPKKAPADAAAAKRGGGGGGAAAPASAQSGETKLGIAAKREENFSAWYIDVITKAEMIEYYDVSGCYIIRPWAYYVWKCVQRFLGGKIEKLGVEDCYFPMFVSRSCLEREKDHIEGFAPEVAWVTRAGDTELEQPVAVRPTSETVMYPYYAKWIRSHRDLPVRLNMWNNVIRWEFSHPTPFIRTREFLWQEGHCAWAKAEECAKEVLEILECYASVYEQLLAVPVVRGRKTEKEKFAGGDYTTTVETFIEAVGRGCQGATSHNLGQNFGKMFDIRFQDPENNEQTLIPWQNSWGLSTRVIGVMIMVHGDNRGMVMPPRVASTQVIIIPVGITKDTTEEARQELLASCWRLESELCEGGVRARCDLRDNYSPGWRFNHWEVKGVPLRVELGPRELAERSLAVAVRHSGARHSVAWDAQTPAAVAALLEDVHAQMYARAKETMETHRVRVTEWTEFVPTLNRKCLILAPWCGAMECENQVKKDSAEESKVAQAQETREDARAPSMGAKTLCIPFEQPEEPAEGHECICKGCTKPATTWVLFGRSY